In one window of Gemmatimonadota bacterium DNA:
- a CDS encoding hydroxyacid dehydrogenase, whose product MDFFDAGQPICRNGGVRSACIVQERSMLRLWSDRTIPPEIRAEFDQRLHVNGSAEASPDDPLRDLPGAHAIVAGARRNYDGGFLYRYPDVKVICRTGIGIDNIVVQDATERGVAVCNTPEGPTVSTAETAIALILSAVKHIKRVSGEFAERPGKDYLSGYQGMEVFGRTLGLIGLGRIGGRVGELAAALGMRVIAYDPYIGAERATAMGIERAERIEDVLARSDVVSLHAPLTEETHRLMDGKRFAQMKPGAFFVNVSRGGLVDEEALCAALDRGHLDGAGLDVFDPEPPSPENPLLHRADVVVTPHIAGVTVASRERMWHMALTMALQVWNGERPDHIVNPEVLTG is encoded by the coding sequence ATGGATTTCTTTGATGCCGGGCAACCCATTTGTCGCAACGGCGGGGTTCGCTCGGCCTGTATTGTGCAGGAGCGTTCCATGTTGAGGCTCTGGTCGGATCGAACCATTCCTCCCGAGATTCGTGCGGAGTTCGACCAGCGGCTGCACGTCAACGGCTCGGCGGAAGCGTCGCCCGATGATCCGCTCCGGGACCTGCCCGGCGCCCACGCGATCGTCGCCGGCGCCCGCCGGAACTACGACGGCGGCTTTCTGTACCGATATCCGGACGTGAAGGTCATCTGCAGGACGGGTATCGGCATCGACAACATCGTCGTTCAGGATGCCACGGAACGGGGCGTCGCCGTCTGCAATACACCGGAAGGCCCCACCGTATCCACCGCGGAAACGGCGATTGCCCTGATCCTGTCCGCGGTCAAGCATATCAAGCGGGTTTCCGGCGAATTCGCAGAACGTCCCGGGAAGGACTACCTGTCGGGCTACCAGGGCATGGAGGTCTTCGGACGGACGCTGGGTCTGATCGGCTTGGGACGCATCGGCGGCCGGGTCGGGGAACTGGCCGCCGCCCTGGGCATGCGGGTGATAGCCTACGATCCCTATATCGGGGCGGAGCGGGCGACGGCCATGGGCATCGAACGGGCGGAGCGGATCGAGGACGTGCTGGCCCGGTCGGATGTCGTCTCCCTGCACGCGCCGCTCACGGAGGAAACACACCGGCTGATGGACGGAAAACGCTTCGCACAGATGAAACCGGGCGCGTTCTTCGTCAATGTTTCTCGGGGCGGTCTGGTGGACGAAGAAGCGCTCTGCGCCGCCCTCGACCGGGGTCATCTCGACGGGGCCGGCCTGGATGTATTCGATCCCGAACCCCCGTCCCCTGAGAACCCGCTGCTCCACCGCGCCGATGTCGTCGTCACCCCGCATATCGCCGGCGTAACGGTCGCGAGCCGGGAACGCATGTGGCACATGGCGCTGACCATGGCCCTCCAGGTATGGAACGGCGAGCGGCCGGACCACATCGTCAATCCGGAAGTCCTGACCGGCTGA